The proteins below come from a single Borreliella afzelii genomic window:
- a CDS encoding tetratricopeptide repeat protein, translating to MKFNRFLMLFLFNFGVLLGSDTTALGHYQKAHEYYLSKRYYDAIDELVEAIKINPNYYEAYKFIASIYYSLKIYTQAQFFIEKAYKMSNEDTEYKILYANILLKNNKIDQAKKIYSEVLVKQRNNIDALVGLASIFEKNGLFIAAANYYLSILDYSQNNYSAFEHLIDIYQRLEMHDKIRHLINKVRINFLSFPDFHKRVAEFYISINNLGLAEKYALNYLALIESSYKDFGVVDAYRLLALVYLHEFKYEDAIEALQKAILVDKESDELYYLLGYSYLKFGNVEKAILNLERAKNLKKDIEFYNIALEESFFASNFRNFLKNDSNTKISKHYENEGSKAFKSLNLNKALFNTKNAVDIWPDNDSARFLLSKIYKLMNLDIMAYEQLFYLVKQRNSTDSRILDFYDVVSFDVRKSLFYKYGYKSIADFNKLYDDRMVYRMAIFTQSENRFFGANDLILRYAERVLERNLNIEIVNYNFDYNKNKDYLINNFSEGFSYSRNNNLDLFLIFDFKADILKNTATLVVNVFSGKTGIKVGSFSYDVGGVNYLSNALNSLSKDFYDYLPKKGKILQIKNDDTLINLGQVNGVVKGDIFLILKEGALNSGNRDSSFIVYNKTDILGEILIEDVSDYISRGAIKSSTFLKDYIQEGATVIVKR from the coding sequence ATGAAATTTAATCGATTTTTAATGTTATTCCTTTTTAATTTTGGTGTTCTGTTAGGCAGTGATACTACAGCATTAGGGCATTATCAAAAGGCCCATGAGTATTATTTGTCTAAAAGGTATTATGATGCTATTGATGAGCTTGTTGAGGCCATAAAAATTAATCCCAATTATTATGAAGCTTATAAATTTATTGCATCAATTTATTATTCTCTTAAGATATATACTCAAGCACAATTTTTCATAGAGAAAGCTTATAAAATGTCTAACGAAGACACGGAATATAAAATTCTTTATGCGAATATATTATTAAAAAATAATAAAATTGATCAAGCAAAAAAAATCTATTCTGAGGTTTTAGTTAAACAGAGAAACAATATTGATGCTTTGGTTGGACTTGCTTCAATTTTTGAAAAAAATGGATTATTCATAGCTGCTGCTAATTATTATTTATCTATTCTTGATTATAGTCAAAATAATTATAGTGCGTTTGAGCATCTTATTGATATTTATCAAAGGTTAGAAATGCATGACAAGATTAGGCATTTGATAAATAAAGTTAGAATAAATTTTTTATCTTTTCCAGATTTTCATAAAAGAGTAGCCGAATTTTATATTAGCATTAATAATTTAGGACTTGCTGAAAAGTATGCTTTAAATTATTTAGCTTTAATTGAAAGTTCTTACAAAGATTTTGGGGTTGTCGATGCATATCGATTGCTTGCGCTTGTTTATTTGCATGAATTTAAATATGAGGATGCAATAGAAGCATTGCAAAAAGCTATTTTAGTTGATAAAGAGTCCGATGAGCTTTATTATTTATTAGGTTATTCTTACTTGAAATTTGGGAATGTTGAAAAGGCTATTTTAAATTTAGAGCGAGCTAAAAATCTTAAAAAAGATATAGAATTTTATAATATTGCTCTTGAGGAGAGTTTTTTTGCATCTAACTTTAGAAATTTTTTAAAAAATGATTCCAATACTAAAATTTCTAAGCATTATGAAAATGAGGGATCTAAAGCTTTTAAATCTTTAAATTTAAACAAAGCATTGTTTAATACAAAAAATGCTGTTGATATTTGGCCTGATAATGATAGTGCCAGGTTTTTGCTTTCAAAAATATATAAGCTCATGAATTTAGATATTATGGCTTATGAGCAGCTTTTTTATTTAGTAAAACAGAGAAATTCTACTGATTCTAGAATTTTGGATTTTTATGATGTTGTGTCTTTTGATGTTAGAAAGTCTTTATTTTATAAATATGGATATAAAAGTATTGCTGATTTTAATAAACTTTACGATGACAGAATGGTTTATAGAATGGCTATTTTTACTCAAAGTGAGAATAGGTTTTTTGGTGCAAACGATTTGATATTAAGATACGCTGAAAGGGTGCTTGAGCGTAATTTAAATATAGAAATAGTTAACTATAATTTTGATTACAATAAAAATAAAGATTATCTGATTAATAATTTTTCCGAAGGATTTTCTTATTCAAGAAATAATAATTTGGATTTATTTTTAATTTTTGATTTTAAGGCAGATATTTTGAAAAATACAGCTACTTTGGTAGTAAATGTTTTCTCAGGAAAAACAGGGATTAAGGTTGGTTCTTTCTCTTATGATGTGGGTGGTGTTAATTATTTAAGCAATGCTTTAAATTCCCTTTCTAAAGATTTTTATGATTATTTGCCCAAAAAAGGAAAGATTCTTCAAATTAAAAATGATGATACTCTTATTAATCTTGGTCAAGTAAACGGTGTTGTAAAGGGTGATATTTTTTTGATTCTCAAAGAAGGCGCTTTAAACAGTGGTAATAGAGATTCTAGTTTTATTGTTTACAATAAAACAGATATTTTGGGGGAGATTTTAATTGAGGATGTAAGTGATTATATTTCTAGAGGCGCTATAAAATCTTCTACGTTTTTAAAAGATTATATTCAAGAGGGAGCAACTGTGATTGTAAAAAGATAG
- the gap gene encoding type I glyceraldehyde-3-phosphate dehydrogenase gives MKLAINGFGRIGRNVFKIAFERGIDIVAINDLTDPKTLAHLLKYDSTFGVYNKKVESRDGAIVVDGKEIKIIAERDPKNLPWAKLGIDVVIESTGVFSSATSDKGGYLDHVNHAGAKKVILTVPAKDEIKTIVLGVNDHDINSDLKAVSNASCTTNCLAPLAKVLHESFGIEQGLMTTVHAYTNDQRILDLPHSDLRRARAAALSIIPTSTGAAKAVGLVLPELKGKLNGTSMRVPVPTGSIVDLTVQLKKKDVTKEEINSVLKKASETSELKGILGYTEDPIVSSDIKGNSHSSIVDGLETMVLENGFAKVLSWYDNEFGYSTRVVDLAQKLVK, from the coding sequence ATGAAATTGGCTATTAATGGTTTTGGTCGTATTGGTAGAAATGTTTTTAAGATTGCTTTTGAAAGAGGAATTGATATTGTGGCAATAAATGATTTAACAGATCCTAAAACCCTTGCACATCTTTTAAAGTATGATTCAACCTTTGGAGTATACAATAAAAAAGTTGAGTCAAGAGATGGCGCTATTGTTGTGGATGGAAAAGAAATAAAAATTATTGCTGAGAGAGATCCAAAAAATCTTCCTTGGGCAAAGCTTGGGATTGATGTTGTAATTGAATCAACAGGTGTTTTTTCATCAGCAACTAGTGATAAAGGAGGGTATCTTGATCATGTGAATCATGCTGGGGCTAAGAAAGTTATTTTAACAGTTCCTGCTAAGGACGAGATTAAAACAATAGTTCTAGGTGTAAATGATCACGATATTAATTCCGATTTAAAGGCTGTGTCAAATGCTTCATGCACAACTAATTGCTTGGCCCCTCTTGCAAAAGTACTTCATGAATCATTTGGAATTGAACAAGGACTTATGACAACCGTTCATGCTTATACTAATGATCAGAGAATTTTAGATCTTCCTCATTCTGATCTTAGACGAGCAAGGGCTGCTGCACTTTCTATTATCCCAACTTCAACTGGTGCTGCAAAAGCAGTTGGACTTGTTTTGCCTGAACTTAAAGGAAAGTTAAATGGGACTTCAATGAGAGTGCCTGTACCAACAGGTTCAATTGTTGATCTTACAGTTCAACTCAAGAAAAAAGATGTTACAAAAGAAGAGATTAATTCTGTTCTCAAAAAGGCATCAGAAACATCTGAACTTAAAGGTATTTTAGGGTATACAGAAGATCCAATTGTATCTTCAGATATAAAGGGGAATTCTCATTCTTCTATTGTTGATGGCCTTGAAACAATGGTTCTTGAAAATGGATTTGCAAAGGTGTTGTCATGGTATGATAATGAGTTTGGGTATTCTACAAGAGTGGTTGATCTTGCTCAAAAATTGGTAAAATAA
- a CDS encoding phosphoglycerate kinase produces the protein MSIKTVKDFNSFAGKRVLVRCDFNVPLKEGSISDDTRIKAALPTIEYLKERGARIVLVSHLGRPEGRKNLKYSLKPVANRLSELLNQDVKMFSDCIGSEIVNNTLQMKDGDVVLLENVRFYAEEEKNDKNFAKKLSENGDVFVSDAFGAAHRAHASTVGVSDYLPSVGGFLMEKEDKFLGEVLKNPEKPFVSIIGGSKVSSKIAVLESLLSKSNVVVIGGGMAYTFLYSKGYSIGKSLLESEYIDTASSFLRKAKELGVKVILPLDHIVADDFNKNSTPEYIDSLNIPENKIGMDIGVNTLKEIEKVVKTAKTIIWNGPLGVFEFDSFSKGTAKVAEMVASCSGLTVVGGGDSVAAVNKFNLSDKITHVSTGGGASLEYLEGKILPGIKVLEK, from the coding sequence ATGTCAATAAAAACAGTAAAAGACTTTAATAGCTTTGCGGGCAAGCGAGTTTTAGTAAGATGTGATTTTAATGTTCCCCTAAAAGAGGGGAGCATTAGTGACGATACTAGAATTAAGGCCGCATTGCCCACAATAGAGTATCTAAAAGAAAGAGGAGCTAGAATTGTACTTGTAAGTCATTTGGGTAGACCAGAGGGTAGGAAAAATCTTAAATATTCTCTTAAGCCTGTTGCCAATAGATTGTCAGAGCTTTTAAACCAGGATGTCAAGATGTTTTCTGATTGCATTGGAAGCGAAATTGTAAATAATACTTTGCAAATGAAAGATGGTGATGTTGTATTGCTTGAAAATGTAAGGTTTTATGCAGAAGAAGAGAAAAACGATAAAAATTTTGCAAAAAAACTTTCTGAGAATGGAGATGTTTTTGTAAGTGATGCTTTTGGTGCGGCTCATAGGGCGCATGCTTCAACGGTAGGGGTTTCTGATTATTTGCCATCTGTTGGTGGATTTTTAATGGAAAAAGAAGATAAATTCCTTGGAGAAGTATTAAAAAATCCCGAAAAACCATTTGTTTCGATTATTGGTGGGTCTAAGGTTTCTTCAAAGATTGCAGTGCTGGAATCACTTTTATCAAAGTCAAATGTGGTTGTGATTGGCGGTGGAATGGCATATACTTTTTTATATTCCAAAGGATATTCTATAGGCAAATCTCTTTTAGAGAGCGAATATATTGATACAGCTTCTTCTTTTTTAAGGAAAGCAAAAGAGTTGGGTGTTAAAGTAATTTTACCACTTGACCACATTGTGGCGGACGATTTTAATAAAAATTCTACTCCTGAGTATATTGATTCCTTAAATATTCCTGAAAACAAGATTGGCATGGATATTGGAGTTAACACTTTGAAAGAAATTGAAAAGGTTGTGAAAACTGCCAAGACTATAATTTGGAATGGCCCTCTTGGTGTATTTGAATTTGATTCATTTTCAAAAGGAACTGCAAAGGTTGCCGAAATGGTGGCGTCTTGCTCAGGTTTAACTGTTGTTGGTGGCGGAGATTCTGTCGCAGCTGTTAATAAATTTAATTTATCTGATAAGATCACACATGTTTCAACAGGTGGCGGTGCGTCACTTGAGTATCTTGAAGGAAAAATTTTACCAGGTATTAAGGTTTTGGAGAAGTAA
- the tpiA gene encoding triose-phosphate isomerase codes for MRKTFLAGNWKMHYTSAEASIVAKQIATEVKTLNDDFVIMITPPFTALSKVSECIKGSNILLGAQNMSYMESGARTSEISPSMLLEFGVEYVILGHSECRLYLAETDEIINKKIRAGLKHSFKYLILCVGETLDERDSGKTLDVVLSQVKKGLDCVSESDIKRIILAYEPVWAIGTGKTATKEEAEEVHKAIRLEIMKLYSKSASDNIIIQYGGSVNASNIKELMNEPNIDGALIGGASLKAESFLSIINNVR; via the coding sequence GTGAGAAAAACTTTTTTAGCGGGAAATTGGAAAATGCATTATACAAGTGCAGAAGCTTCTATTGTTGCAAAACAAATTGCAACTGAAGTTAAAACTTTAAATGATGATTTTGTAATAATGATAACTCCTCCATTTACGGCTTTGTCTAAGGTTTCAGAATGTATTAAGGGTAGTAATATTCTTCTTGGTGCTCAAAACATGTCTTATATGGAAAGTGGAGCAAGAACAAGCGAGATTTCGCCTTCAATGCTTTTAGAATTTGGAGTAGAATATGTTATACTTGGTCATTCTGAATGTAGATTATATTTAGCAGAAACAGACGAAATAATAAATAAAAAGATTCGTGCGGGGCTTAAGCATTCTTTTAAGTATTTAATTCTTTGTGTTGGAGAAACTCTTGATGAGAGAGATTCTGGAAAAACTTTAGATGTTGTTTTGAGTCAGGTTAAAAAGGGGTTAGATTGTGTTTCTGAGTCAGATATTAAGAGAATAATTTTAGCTTATGAACCTGTTTGGGCAATTGGAACGGGTAAAACTGCAACTAAAGAGGAAGCAGAAGAAGTTCATAAGGCAATTAGACTTGAGATTATGAAGCTTTATTCAAAATCAGCTTCAGATAATATTATAATTCAGTATGGAGGCTCTGTTAATGCTAGCAATATAAAAGAGCTTATGAATGAGCCCAATATCGATGGTGCTTTAATAGGTGGAGCATCTTTGAAGGCTGAATCTTTTTTATCTATAATCAATAACGTTCGTTAG
- the secG gene encoding preprotein translocase subunit SecG: protein MDLVRFCIFVIFVIVSIFIILLVLIQDEQGDGIGGVFGGGSSSIFGAKSSSVAVKITGFFIAFFFIFVVLLSFMNTRRADNSFLKDIKTENKNSSTFWDNENNESDTNIDEVEEKNLKGK, encoded by the coding sequence TTGGATTTAGTTAGATTTTGTATTTTTGTAATTTTTGTTATTGTTTCAATTTTTATTATCCTTTTAGTTTTAATTCAAGATGAGCAGGGTGATGGAATAGGCGGTGTTTTTGGGGGCGGTAGTTCTTCTATTTTTGGGGCAAAGTCTTCAAGTGTTGCTGTAAAAATCACTGGATTTTTCATAGCATTCTTTTTTATTTTTGTAGTTTTGTTATCTTTTATGAATACTAGAAGAGCGGATAATAGCTTTTTGAAGGATATAAAGACGGAAAATAAGAATAGTTCAACTTTTTGGGATAATGAGAATAATGAATCAGATACTAATATTGATGAAGTTGAAGAAAAAAATTTAAAAGGAAAATAG
- the ung gene encoding uracil-DNA glycosylase: protein MIVKIEESWKEVLNNEFNKEYFKKLVKFIKHEYKTKNGKIFPPPKLIFNAFNSLPFKDIKVVIIGQDPYHGKNQANGLAFSVDSEIKIPPSLQNIFKEIEKSLKIKTIPNGDLKRWAIQGVFLINTILTVEEGKPSSHKGIGWEIFTDEVIKIISKNLKNIVFMLWGNLARSKKKLIDPSKHLILETSHPSPYSVNNGFLGSNHFINTLDYLKKHNKNKINFQ, encoded by the coding sequence ATGATAGTAAAAATTGAAGAATCTTGGAAAGAAGTTTTAAACAATGAATTTAATAAAGAATACTTTAAAAAGCTTGTAAAGTTTATAAAACACGAATATAAAACAAAAAACGGGAAAATATTTCCTCCTCCAAAACTTATATTCAATGCTTTTAATTCTTTGCCATTTAAAGACATAAAAGTGGTAATAATTGGACAAGATCCATATCATGGAAAAAACCAAGCAAATGGACTTGCTTTTTCTGTAGATTCAGAAATCAAAATTCCACCGTCTTTGCAAAACATATTTAAAGAAATAGAAAAAAGTTTAAAAATAAAAACCATTCCAAATGGAGATTTAAAAAGGTGGGCAATTCAGGGTGTATTTCTAATAAATACAATCTTAACAGTCGAAGAGGGCAAGCCTTCTTCACATAAAGGCATTGGATGGGAAATTTTCACAGATGAAGTAATAAAAATAATCTCTAAAAATTTGAAAAACATTGTATTTATGCTTTGGGGCAATTTAGCAAGAAGTAAAAAAAAGCTAATTGACCCATCAAAGCATCTAATTCTTGAAACAAGTCATCCATCTCCATATTCAGTAAACAATGGGTTTTTAGGCTCAAACCATTTCATCAATACTTTAGATTATTTAAAAAAACACAATAAAAATAAAATAAACTTTCAATAA
- a CDS encoding TrmH family RNA methyltransferase → MDNDVLKRIDVLSEFITDGKKARIEEVLSRRTNYLTFVLEDIVQSHNASATIRTGEILGLSDIYVIDKNNKYTLNPDITLGSSQWINLNKYKNAKFAIDRLKSDGYSIVATSLSEQSVNLENFSINNKMAVFFGTELTGLSSEVLEAADLCIKIPMYGFTQSYNISVAVAIVMYSLLIRLRESGVDYLLNEVEKSNLRLKYYRQVVKNYQIIENLIKF, encoded by the coding sequence ATGGATAATGATGTATTAAAAAGAATAGATGTTTTGTCTGAATTTATTACAGATGGCAAAAAAGCCAGGATTGAGGAAGTATTAAGTCGGCGCACTAATTATTTAACATTTGTACTTGAAGATATTGTTCAGTCCCACAATGCAAGTGCTACTATTAGAACAGGCGAAATTTTAGGACTTAGTGATATTTATGTTATTGATAAAAATAATAAGTACACTTTAAATCCAGATATTACTTTAGGATCTTCACAATGGATAAATTTAAATAAATATAAAAATGCTAAGTTTGCGATTGATAGGTTAAAATCTGATGGATATAGCATAGTGGCCACATCTTTAAGTGAACAATCAGTAAATCTTGAAAATTTTTCAATTAACAATAAAATGGCAGTATTTTTTGGGACAGAGTTAACAGGGCTTAGTTCAGAAGTTTTGGAAGCTGCCGATTTATGTATCAAAATACCTATGTATGGATTTACTCAAAGTTATAATATTTCTGTAGCTGTTGCGATAGTTATGTATTCTTTATTAATTCGTTTAAGAGAAAGTGGCGTTGATTACTTGTTAAATGAAGTTGAGAAATCAAATTTGAGATTAAAATACTATAGACAAGTTGTTAAAAATTATCAAATTATTGAAAATCTTATTAAGTTTTAA
- a CDS encoding queuosine precursor transporter, protein MNKDIFDLSLWVGVFLFTYITLGILYQFFGKSGLFCFNAIVSTISNIIILRNLKTFGLSLNLSGITFLSALFSLNLMVEKYNKKEATNSAILNLLLNITFTIMINFMILFNHNKLDTADIHLKILFNNFTYILTILIGTYVLFLSQYINILIYDYFKQIKIKSLWIIHPLSRLISGYLANLLVSISINTIFKFYPETKNIELTKGSLIITLTIITIDTIFYIFLNSWKKIREV, encoded by the coding sequence ATGAATAAAGATATATTTGATTTAAGCTTGTGGGTAGGAGTGTTTCTCTTTACATACATAACATTGGGAATTCTTTACCAATTTTTCGGAAAATCTGGTCTTTTTTGTTTTAATGCAATTGTTTCAACAATATCAAATATTATAATACTAAGAAATTTAAAAACATTTGGGTTGTCTTTAAATTTATCAGGTATTACTTTTTTATCAGCATTATTCTCTTTAAACTTAATGGTAGAAAAATACAACAAAAAAGAAGCAACAAATTCCGCAATATTGAATCTTTTGTTAAACATAACTTTTACAATTATGATTAATTTTATGATATTATTCAATCATAATAAATTAGACACCGCAGATATTCATCTTAAAATATTGTTCAATAACTTTACATACATTCTAACAATATTAATTGGAACGTATGTACTTTTTCTATCTCAATATATAAACATTTTAATATATGATTATTTTAAACAAATAAAAATAAAATCTTTATGGATTATACATCCACTATCAAGACTAATTTCTGGATATTTGGCTAATTTACTAGTTTCAATATCCATAAATACAATATTTAAATTTTATCCCGAAACAAAAAATATTGAACTTACAAAAGGTTCTCTAATTATTACATTAACAATAATTACAATCGATACCATTTTTTATATATTTTTAAATTCTTGGAAAAAAATAAGAGAAGTTTAA
- a CDS encoding queuosine precursor transporter, producing MFNEILWFAMLITTYSFLIIIFLFFKKNGLFAWVAVAIIIANIQVLKQITIFGINATLGNIIYASSYIATDILSEFYGKKTSKKAVYIGFISFIIFAVLTNAQVHFISNRTQENFKSLENIFSSIPALLLASLVAYLVSQLNDVYLYQFIKKKFPKFLFFRTNGSTLISGLIDTTIFVSIATYFKVFPKEVFLDIVISTYLIKGLAGILGTPFIYFAKYIKLQK from the coding sequence ATGTTTAATGAAATTTTATGGTTTGCCATGCTAATTACTACTTATTCATTTTTGATTATTATATTCCTTTTTTTTAAAAAAAATGGATTATTCGCGTGGGTTGCAGTAGCAATTATTATAGCTAACATCCAAGTTTTAAAACAAATTACAATATTTGGAATTAATGCCACATTAGGCAACATTATTTATGCATCGTCATATATTGCAACAGACATTCTCTCAGAATTTTATGGAAAAAAAACTTCAAAAAAAGCCGTTTACATTGGGTTTATCAGCTTCATTATCTTTGCAGTATTAACAAATGCCCAAGTTCACTTCATATCAAATAGAACTCAAGAAAATTTTAAAAGCTTAGAAAACATTTTCTCTTCAATACCAGCTTTACTATTAGCTTCTCTTGTTGCATACCTAGTGTCCCAATTAAACGATGTATATCTATATCAGTTTATTAAAAAAAAATTTCCTAAATTTTTATTTTTCAGAACCAATGGATCAACTTTGATAAGTGGCTTAATAGATACAACAATTTTTGTAAGCATAGCAACCTATTTCAAAGTATTTCCAAAGGAAGTTTTCCTAGATATAGTAATTTCCACATACCTAATTAAAGGTTTGGCGGGGATTTTAGGAACACCTTTTATATATTTTGCAAAATATATAAAACTTCAAAAATAG
- the bpuR gene encoding transcriptional regulator BpuR, with the protein MGERGEVYSEKLFTESERTYFFNVKENRKGDYFLNIVESKRSPSGDFERHSIFVYEENINEFESNLLKAIAVIKQKVSTGGSIDSSMRHNKEYGEYGDRSKLDDSRFHKKSHLSGGRFKKKDY; encoded by the coding sequence ATGGGAGAGAGAGGGGAAGTATACTCTGAGAAGTTATTTACAGAGTCCGAGAGAACTTATTTTTTTAATGTCAAGGAAAATAGAAAAGGGGATTATTTTTTAAATATTGTAGAGAGTAAAAGAAGTCCGAGTGGAGATTTTGAAAGGCATTCTATTTTTGTATATGAAGAAAATATAAATGAGTTTGAATCCAATTTGCTTAAGGCAATAGCGGTTATTAAGCAGAAAGTGTCTACAGGAGGATCTATTGATTCTTCCATGAGGCATAATAAAGAGTATGGTGAATATGGCGATAGATCTAAATTAGATGATTCTAGATTTCATAAAAAATCTCATTTATCAGGCGGGCGGTTTAAAAAGAAGGATTATTAA
- a CDS encoding ribonuclease HII, producing the protein MICGIDEVGRGCIFGPILSAAVVFKKKPNFIKELDDSKKLTKEKREYLSSLILENSYYAFAEISNITIEKINIHNASLLAMQTAYENLKLNCNLVFIDGKFVPKISAKNVKAIIKGDSIIDEIKAASIIAKVKRDKLMDEYDKIYPLYLLKKNKGYPTKEHKNAIKKYGVLSLHRKNFKLI; encoded by the coding sequence ATGATTTGTGGAATAGATGAGGTTGGAAGAGGTTGTATTTTTGGACCTATTCTAAGTGCTGCTGTAGTTTTCAAAAAAAAACCTAACTTTATAAAAGAACTGGATGATTCTAAAAAACTAACAAAAGAAAAAAGAGAATACCTGTCCTCATTAATACTTGAAAACTCATATTATGCATTCGCTGAGATTTCAAATATAACAATAGAAAAAATAAATATTCACAACGCATCTCTTCTTGCAATGCAAACTGCATACGAAAACCTAAAATTAAATTGTAATTTAGTATTTATAGATGGCAAATTTGTCCCAAAAATATCAGCAAAAAATGTTAAAGCAATAATTAAAGGGGATTCAATAATAGACGAAATAAAAGCTGCCTCAATTATTGCTAAAGTTAAAAGGGATAAACTTATGGATGAATACGATAAAATTTATCCATTATATTTACTTAAAAAGAATAAAGGGTACCCCACAAAAGAACATAAAAATGCAATAAAGAAATATGGGGTTTTAAGCCTTCATAGAAAAAATTTTAAACTAATTTAA